From Medicago truncatula cultivar Jemalong A17 chromosome 7, MtrunA17r5.0-ANR, whole genome shotgun sequence, a single genomic window includes:
- the LOC25497868 gene encoding albumin-1, with protein MTYVKHAPLALAVFLLATLIMFPVKKVEAHHCSIGPCSTPWATCGSEYCICIPMGSSNICQPSSYKDVVKITGKNHNFCQSHVECKEKGRGSFCARYPSSKVDYGRCVASISEEEDFLRMSVIV; from the exons ATGACTTACGTTAAGCACGCTCCTTTGGCTTTGGCTGTGTTCTTGCTTGCTACGTTGA TAATGTTCCCGGTGAAGAAGGTAGAAGCACACCATTGTTCCATAGGTCCTTGTTCAACACCATGGGCAACATGCGGTAGTGAATATTGTATTTGTATCCCTATGGGATCTAGTAATATATGCCAACCTTCATCATATAAAGATGTTGTGAAGATTACCGGAAAAAATCATAACTTTTGTCAATCTCATGTGGAATGCAAGGAGAAGGGACGTGGGAGCTTCTGTGCTCGTTATCCTAGTTCTAAAGTCGATTATGGTAGGTGTGTTGCCTCTATATCTGAGGAAGAAGACTTCTTGAGGATGTCAGTGATAGTTTAA
- the LOC25497867 gene encoding F-box/LRR-repeat protein 3: protein MKRKRTSIQSSTITNSYLPDECWECIFKFIFNNNENNNRYYFYPLNSSLRIKRKGKGTYLYKSSRLSISSTYSDIHEEIFNDDDPNNRNICRYLNSLSLVSKQLLSITNRIRFSLTIFNPTRPFLCLLFKRFTNLNSLNLTRFHGDLDALLRKISRFPSLNITSLNISNQPTVPANGLRAFSQKITTLTSLTCSHIANFNSSDLFLIAECFPLLEELYISYSECCYIYPIGYHTKYYDGYFDGVEALSLSLFKLRKVNLSSFLINNQSLLHLLDNCKLLEEVILFSCDHKITNVGIASALRDRPILRSFSFSPFNMNDNMTIPTSHFIDSLVSLKGLTCLDLQFMNISNNLFYSIARVGLPLTRFTLRHCFGHHSYAGIYCLLSKCQGFQHLDLELPFLNDQHVVQLSSFLGDLMSINLSCCVKLTKLSLYALTKNCPLLGEIKMEGIGKSTSVENSDSLAEFGVYPQLKSLYLGKNQWLSDEGIIKFASNFPNLQLLDLNRCNLLYEGICQVLRICCKIRHLNLAYCKKVKLLGMNVVVPNLEVLNLSNTKVNDKTLYVISKNCSGLLQLLLELSHNVTEEGVKHVVENCMQLREHGYLLY from the coding sequence ATGAAAAGGAAGAGAACTTCTATCCAGTCATCAACGATAACAAATTCATATTTACCTGATGAGTGTTGGGAATGTATCTTCAAATttatattcaacaacaacgaaAACAACAATCGTTACTACTTTTATCCTCTCAATTCTTCTCTACGAATCAAAAGGAAGGGGAAGGGAACTTATCTTTACAAATCTTCGCGACTATCCATTTCATCAACATATTCAGATATACACGAAGAAATTTTCAACGACGACGACCCTAACAACCGCAACATATGTCGCTACTTGAATTCTCTCTCCCTTGTCTCCAAGCAACTCCTCTCCATCACCAACCGGATCCGGTTCTCACTCACTATCTTCAATCCAACACGCCCTTTCCTTTGCCTCCTCTTTAAAAGATTCACAAACCTTAATTCCCTCAACCTCACACGCTTCCACGGTGACCTTGACGCTCTTCTCCGCAAAATCTCTCGTTTCCCATCATTGAACATCACATCACTTAATATTTCCAACCAACCCACAGTTCCCGCAAATGGGTTACGAGCTTTCTCCCAAAAGATTACAACTTTGACCTCTCTCACTTGTTCCCACATCGCTAACTTCAATAGTAGTGATCTGTTCCTTATTGCAGAATGTTTCCCTTTACTCGAAGAACTTTACATTAGTTACTCCGAATGTTGCTACATTTACCCCATTGGTTACCACACCAAATATTACGATGGCTATTTCGATGGGGTTGAAGCCCTATCACTTTCACTTTTTAAACTCCGCAAGGTTAATCTTTCTAGTTTTCTCATAAACAATCAATCCCTTCTCCACTTGCTCGACAACTGTAAGCTTCTTGAAGAGGTCATCTTGTTTAGCTGTGATCATAAAATAACTAACGTGGGAATTGCTTCTGCTCTTCGTGATAGACCAATATTAAGGTCTTTTTCGTTTTCCCCTTTCAATATGAATGACAACATGACCATTCCTACTTCACATTTTATTGACTCATTGGTGAGTTTGAAGGGCTTGACTTGTCTTGATTTGCAGTTTATGAATATCTCAAATAACTTGTTTTACTCTATTGCAAGGGTGGGTCTTCCTTTGACGAGGTTTACCCTCCGACATTGTTTCGGCCACCATAGTTATGCTGGAATCTATTGTTTATTATCCAAGTGTCAAGGCTTCCAACATTTGGATCTTGAACTTCCGTTTCTGAATGATCAACATGTTGTCCAATTGTCTTCATTTCTTGGTGATTTGATGTCCATAAACCTTAGTTGTTGTGTTAAGCTCACAAAATTATCTTTGTATGCACTCACTAAGAACTGTCCTCTACTTGGTGAAATCAAAATGGAAGGAATTGGGAAGAGTACGAGTGTAGAGAATTCTGATTCATTGGCGGAGTTTGGTGTATACCCTCAATTAAAGTCTCTCTATTTGGGAAAAAATCAGTGGTTAAGCGATGAAGGCATTATAAAGTTTGCTTCCAATTTCCCCAATTTGCAACTGCTTGATTTGAATCGTTGCAATCTCTTATATGAAGGTATTTGTCAAGTTTTAAGGATATGTTGTAAGATTAGGCATTTGAACTTAGCCTATTGTAAAAAAGTGAAGCTACTTGGAATGAACGTTGTTGTTCCCAATCTGGAGGTGTTGAACTTGTCAAATACGAAGGTTAATGATAAAACACTCTATGTGATCTCGAAGAACTGTAGTGGGCTTTTGCAACTATTACTTGAACTTTCTCATAATGTCACAGAAGAAGGAGTGAAACATGTGGTAGAAAACTGCATGCAATTGAGAGAGCATGGGTATCTTCTTTACTAG